Within Wyeomyia smithii strain HCP4-BCI-WySm-NY-G18 chromosome 2, ASM2978416v1, whole genome shotgun sequence, the genomic segment ctcaaaagaacaattttttaattcaaaatcggatttacgcaatcacATCTCTGTagtattaccgacaataatactcttctgaacaaactgatacaactttcccattaggcctctgccataatagatgcgaaaagtgacttgctcagctgtaggttaatgtacagccatcagtagagctgtacatcaacctacggccgagcgaatcggttcgcgccgcttttcgcgtctactatggcagaggccttcgaGAAAGTTgatggctgatgtattcacttcatgcaagcctgctgctgatgcttcccgctaccacactgaaacagcattttagtgaagggagtgtcgttgcatcagctgacccggctactatcgatgctgatatacccgctgcaacagctacgctatgcatagccatgccacagttgtggccgctatacgctggcctaactgcttagcaactgcaacgctatccgtagccatgccacagttgtggccgccattggtatccgctgtacctgaatctgctggccctgctgctatcgatggtgagatccgctgaaactgctacgcttatccacagccatgccacagttgtggccgctatccgctatctaagggaggactgctgtcgtcgctgttcagagctactatgagcggcttcgactaaaacaggctcttatatagggatgaaattaggaatgaattattttacgtacgtggtggaatgatataacttgaaaaatatgtgtgacttcattctggttcagagcgatcatttgataagctccacctcttttttcagtttctaaagtttttcctcagtttcgtagcaaggatgcacaaaaatgatttcttgtcgaaccggaccgatagcactctcagtGAAGcgacaaaataacatgttttgtgtcgtgttgcgcagcttcgttgaagaaaatgttcccgtccccgtgtcgcatgtaagcagattattgcgttcagtagacagtagatagtgtatccagcgaataaacaccgatggtgctctcacacacgcaacggttttaacccgtatctttttgcggtttgtaacatcaagcgatttcgtttgctcgctgttgcgtgttgcatcatgttgcaacttggcagctgggagacgacgaaattctgtttatgctgattgattgaatcgacttcatattagctctgcatagtcgaactaactgcttttgtgaatgcgtactaacagggcagtttattattcaatgtcggttatgctgatcgcagcctttgcgctgcccctacagtggggggtttactaaataaagtgaaaattagacaattacaacagaatttgattgcatcccgcacagaatgtctgcttgtgttgatgccagaaaattattaaccttcaattatttttttatttgccttgaaaaaagcatgttgcggttcaaaatcggttgctaattacaacctttgagctgccctaacattgggggaattaagatacacggacaacatgcactgtggaagctatttcacattcagtaaataagacgggtgcgacaaatttaaattgttaggatgcaacacagaatgcttgcttgcgttgacaaaaattattaactttcaatgacttgtttatttgccttcaaaaaggcattttgatttccaaaattggatttcctgatggcaatcttcatgctgccccaacacggggggaataatggctgtctggcgacacacgctgagaaaaaccgcgctgctcctgagacgtggtgaccaaccacagggctagtgctgctgctaaggaaggacgactgctgttgtcgctgtctagaactattatgagcggctccggctgaaacaggctcttatataggccaaatagcatgttttcaattgcaaggtatatgattctgtcgaccgtgcttgggaagcaagcatataacgaccaatcagaggtcgaatttttcgttttgacaaggcttgactattttcaataggacaatagtgtgaataataaaattacaattatcttattttgggaagaatcttcgaagattttccaatctattgctgcaagaacgatggaaatccatcgaatactaaccgatttattagcatttgaaattggacatatttttcactttctcggttttagattttcatttcacatccctatgtagccgaacttcctgagagaagtattttacttcaaaaactgattttttcagcGCAAAAGATTAATTCGGAACATCTACTGTTGAGTTTGATATCCGATTGAATACTTTATTCACTGTGATTTCGCATTTGCGTTGATCTACGTTGTACTCttttgtgccgaatgctgaaaaatatcagggaaattgatgttaaatttcaaggaaaatcagggaattttttttttgaaaattttttcgccACTCTGTGTTAAAaattgtcataataatttatcaatctacaaaatttccgttttaaaaatatttccgaaaaccaatcggagcttgagtgaataaaaaactggataaaactggcaaatatctgaaaaaactggaagatttgggtaaataaactgtttgactggatcacttgaaaaaaactggatgaatccagtttaaactggaacattggcaaccctgggCTTGGCGATGGCAGAGAAATGTCATTTTCAAAGAGACACACGAACAATAGAATTTATAGTCTAGAAGCAGAATGTAAACTGCGTATACACTGGATAAAGTAAAGTGATATTCTAAACTAATAATGATTTGTGAAGTCCCATAATTACTTGAATTAAAGTACATTGTTTGGTAAGTCTAAAATTAAATCAAGCTCTATAATATGATTGATGCAACTTGAATTATAAATATATGTTggatttaagaaaaaaacacgttttgaaATCGAGGATATTTCAACAAATATTGAAACGGTGTCTataaatgcaacgataaatcacagactaacagacgtaacactggaacctagctccatcgccgcaaaaaaacgttcatttcaaattttcaatcgaataatagTCATCGCACGAAAACGTTGTCTGGGGCGCTGTTATGCAATCTCATATATATTTTGTAGTtcaccatttgacacatgcagtaatgctggcgctgatgtcgaaatacatgatgtagcacgaacacgacagcagatggtgctagtgttactaacgtaaagtactggaatcatccaaacggtgattttattgaaaacttgTTCGATGTGTTATGTCGGTTAGTCTGTGGATGAATGCTCAGCAATATTGTTTATTTCATTACTCCTTTACTTTCTGCCATTTATCAAAAACAAGCAATAACAAGACAAACAGCTCTTTGGATgtgaccagtgatgccacatatacagatttatctgcatttatacagattttttgcgtgttttacatacagatatctgcatatgcAGATTACAtatattctggaaataatacagatttatacagatttgtttagttttcatggggtcgtaaattaaacttctttatatagttgaaaaacataaattaactcaaatgcggTGGAGCGTTTCGaaggttttattatattcatatgctacgcataaacgtgtgcatgaatgaatcaggtaaaaaaaatgttaaacaagctatattgctttttttttcgagaGGGATATGTcgagtacatatgcagattttattttacagattttttcaaattttacttaggtgataagattttttgagctccaaaatacagatgaaaatgtggcattaCTGGATGACCCTGTCAACAAGGTCGAAACACCCTCAATTTGTCCAATAAACATCAATTGTGTCTGTGCGCGTGTTATCCTTTTGatacatttgacatttgatacattagtggtccccgtggttctgtggttagcgatgtcggtcggctagctctcccacacggttgtgatatcgggttcgatatgccaaaaacaatatcgataacgagttctctccactaatctagttgatcgaggccgctattagccccaaggctaagcgtgcgatattgtttacaTTTGACAACACTCCCGTAGTTGATACTTTTAATCCTAAAAAGATAgtttgcgtcaatttgactcctcgcttttcGTGACATTGCTGTATTCTTTTTAAAATAGTTCAAAtccgttttgtttttcaaaaaactgaattctggtatttgttatttatcgatgtgttaacaccgtaatgattactcgtttttgaattttaaacaaAAGCTTGCATTTTGAATGATTTGAAACTCATGCACTAATTTAACGCCAAAATAATGTTGAGTTCGTTTTCgaggtgtagctacaccgccccgaactacactttgcagcttgaaaaatgtagcattttcagtgtagttgcattggtatgcgtaataatagggagagctgtcaatttgttttggtttggttacTATCACCATCAtctttttgtctcgtttccatttaaTGTTTTCATCTCGACACTGTACCACGTGGAatgagaaccaaaacaaaccagttcaGACAGATACGTGTGAATGTCTTCTTTTGCTTTTCGGGTatagtccgggacagaaaaagtgtagtcagagacaaaaaaagtgtagtccggaaagtgaaaaaaaaaacatttacggtgtcaaCAGTGTAGTCCGAGTGTTGCTACGCCGCGAAAACAAATTCAACATAAGATTACCTTTCCAGGGTTAAGCTCGTATTTGATAGTTCATGCACGCACACACATTCACCACTAATGTTTCTGGGAATCATTCGGAAGCGCCGGGGGCACCACAATCCTTGACGTTCGCAAGGTATATTAACACTTACGATACACATAATTAAGTAGGCTCAATATCTCGAATAGTTTCATTTAACATGTTTCActtttattgattatgcgggcacTGTCTAGTCCATAGAATCGATTGTTGGAACGAAAGTCAAAATTTATTTAGTCAGCGAAAAGAAATATATCGCGTAAGAGAATAGaatcacagataacagatatccaagctagaacaaaaaactccacaaatcgcgtgtaagatttcaaattcttactcgtttggaatgctaacgacatctttctgcaatttgcgactttaaccactttagtgatggcagcgctggattatagtcaaagctgccagacgcatgaaaattcttaCAAATAGTAgggtcgctgtttttgcaacgatataacactgtttttgtgaggtttgtgtattttttttcatatcaacactaaaacaaacaaattatcgcaaatataaactgggattgaataaaattgtcgattatgtacaaattacgactgctcaaaacttttacattgaaaaacggcaacgcttcttattacaataatatcgataagagctggaaaactatcgattttatcgaatcattgaccactaagtgttcttagcgccaccatactgcgtattgcgacatgctaaaaaaccgttgcgtctttttacacatgaagcaaaattagcttggatgtcaGTTATCTGTGAtagaatagaccattttacgagacgtttctgaactcaattcatgaatgaaattttgacagaaagctcggaaccgctgacataacgcacgtaaaagcaacatcatcatcagcaggatccgtgacacctttcagttcgtaaaatggtccaTAGAAATGCTTGATTAAATATAAAAGTGCTAACCTTTGAATGTATTATCTTGGTAGAATGTATCGAAcgtatcgaagcaaaaaatttGACGTTTATCTAAAACGTGACGTTGACGTGTTTCGTTGATTTGTTTTCTTTATAGTCGCGGTCGCACAGAACATTGGGCATACATCTAtttgaaatattattttaattttacgtAAAAAATTTGCTAAATCTGCGCGCAAATGGCATCGGCTCCTGTTCCTTTACGTCCGTGGAATTCTGCTCTCCAGCACAGTGACAGAGAGCGCTGGATTTGTATTTACCCAGCGTACATTAATCGTAAGAAAACTCGCCAAGAAGGTCGTCGCATTCCTAAGGAAAATTGCGTCGAAAATCCGTCCTATCAGGAGATACGTGACGTGCTACAGGTGCTTAATTTGAATGTGATAGTGGAAAATAAACTATACTCGCGGGAGAAAAGCAAGGTTCgataaaaatgctgtttcattTTACCCGAGAACTAACTTTACTCGTCATTGTAGGAGCACACTTTTAGAGGAAGAATTCGTGTTCAGTTGAGGAACAACGATGGAAGTCCAATACTTAAGGACTACCCCACTAGGGACAGCCTCTTACTCTACGTAGGTAAGATGATTCCTCAATTGAAAACCAGGCAAGGAAAGTCGTCGGAACCTACTCAGCAACAAGCGTCATCAAGTGGTTCTGGAGGACAATCTCACAAGAAAGGCAAGGGAAAAAGGCGGTAAAGAccactcgatttttttttgaaatttgttcaTTTGGTaagttcaatttattttgttttctgctcGCCTATTGGACTAAGAAAGTcgtaaaatagattttttacATTCAACTGGATTGATTACACACAAGTTATTCATGTTTTGTAATGGATAGACTCAGAATAACTCTTCGAACGCCTAGAAAAAGCTGTTAAAGCTGCTTCCTCGTTGCTGCAATGACGGAGCAAACTGAACGCTGGAATAAGATACTGTAATGTTGGTTTAATTTAATATACCATATTTCTAATCCATGCAAAAGGTCCTTGTCGCTGATCCTCCACGTAACTTCCTGGTTGACCAACAAGTGCGTCCGCTTGTGGCCCAGAGTTTGCTCTGTTACGACCTCCTCTTCTGAATAGTCGTCTTCTGTTTCCCCTTCCTCTGCCACTTTGTCTTCTAACTCGGCTTCGAAGTATCTCAATAATCTCCACGTTTGCGGGACCAGTTTCTTGGGGTTTGGCGTCTAATCCTCTGCCGTAACCACAACCGCATGGCTTCGTACCATCGCAGTGTAAACAATTACATCTACCGTCACCCGATGCGAACGCTTCGGCGGCGATAGAGAGCGAAGCCAACGCCAACAAAACAAGAACCAACCAGTGCATGTCTAAACTGTGCTGTCTTTTTCTGTGTTATACTTATATAATACTCATAGTTACGTGTCTCAAATGATTCTTGGACGTACAAAAAACGTGGAAAATATAAAATGTGTTATAACTATTTCCTATATCTGTGAAGTTTGACAAACGTGACTTATTGTATTGTTTGTCGCCCTACAATATCTGCGCAATATCAAACATTAAGTAACCTCAACGCGCAAGaacattaattaaaaaattttctatctaaTATGATTTTCGATGAATCACTGCAAATATGTTACACATTAAGGATCCACATTGGTCCGGTGGTCTATCCAACGGGTTTCCaaagcaaataggtatcattcGAACTAATGGAACGAAAAATGCAGACACGTAGGAATTGTAGCTATCACGAGAAATGAATACTACGAAATATGCTAAGAAGATTTTGATTGGAATCCGTGGGGTTATGCAGGAGGGACAGGGACATgtacaaacaatatcgcacgctagcctggaggtctgaaagcggtctcgatcaaccagattagttgagagaattcgttatcgatattctttttggcacattttgcatgttgtaggataagtacaacgatacaccgtgcctcaATGCTGAGTCGAAAAAATTTCCAGCCCGAAAAAATTTTCGATCTGATCGGCAATctaacccgacatcacaactgtgtgtgggaaagctagccgaccgacaccgCTAACCACGGAACCACAGGACCACTGGGAGGTACAAGTACACCGTCTAAAATAAAACTGTATTCCTAAACAGCTCGTTAattgtcaaaaaaattatttattacaaACCCCAAGCAGCACGGGTTTCAAGGCCCATCCAATAGTATAATAGACATATTGATTATAATTTATAGTTATTCTCATTAGACACATTTCTAGCTCTTCTACACCAAGACATCAAAATTTTAAACTGCATATTCAAAACAGAAATGTTGTGTTGGTGAAAAAGGATACAGTAAAGATTTTTAACTCTCTCTTTACCATGGTAACTCTGGGGCACCACAGGTTTGGATGCAAAACGACTTTCGAAATGTTTACCAAAACTACTCAAAATGCATAATTATATgctactacggactccacaagcCTTTGAGGTAAACTTTGCCCCCGTaccaaggggccatccacataccacgtggacagattttaaacgattttgatcccccctccccccgtggacaactgctcatatgaattcttttttcttttaaatggaccgtggacattatacATACCCCCCTCTTCCCAAGCTGCCCACGTGGTATATGGATTGCCTCCAAGTGCACCATATACAACGCCACCATATACGCTTGtaagaccagtagtcctctaagggagcggttctcaacctttttctttacgcgtaccccttggcgatatttttcatatcgattgtaccctctGGCTTGGAACGTTCTCGCAgaatgggagagagtagtggtagatcatgttgtggtagtctagtacAGGTTTAAAATTgtactatggtttgtttgattgaacaGCAAATAAAGTAttgtaaagaaaaattgctttgtccgccattactgatttttctttcgcgtaccccctgaaggctctcgagtacccccaggagtacgcgtaccccaggttgagaaacgCTGCTCTAagggcacgagacatggacaatgctcgagtaggacttgcaagcactggccgttttcgaacgacgtgtgcttaggactatcttcggcggagtatgtgaggatggcgtatggaggcgaaagatgaaccacgagctggcgcaactctacggcgaaccaagtatccagaaaatcgcgaaagctggaagggtacaatggtcgggacatgttgtaagaatgccggacaacaatcccgcaaaaatggtgttcgtctcgaatccggccggtataagacgtagaggtgcacaacgagctaggtggttagaccaagtggagcaagatcttggAATTGTGGGGctctcaagaaactggagacaagctgctatggaccgaggacgttggcgtaacattgtgacgcaggtggAATCCTGAAGGTGACGCAGGTGAAATTCACCAGGAAATTAATAATTGATTATATGGCTATACtacccctgtttacatagttgacgtaacaaccaacaccatcattgcgagaaaaacgcgtttttgttattttaacccaaataattttattgagatacaatttcaacaaaatagtctgtcaattttatgaagattgatgttaGAGTAGAGGCCTCATGGATTATACGAGTCTGCCCATGGTTATTAATCCAAaaaaaccgctacgccagtttatgcgaatagacatgcatttttctcgcagattgttcgcatagcttggcgtaaaaactcGATTACTTCCTACTATGCCTCGCAGTTGAattagttttatcaatcgtgtttcggtcaaacgtcagCTATTGTTcatcggcagtttcaattagataaatacgcacaaacacacatgcaaacccacacacatacacacacaaacacatgcacaaaaacttacattttcactaaggtgggtaatcgttgcaaggaaaaatgcaaacttgacagcacagagccagaacaaacttttttttgttcaatttaggcccccagtcaatgctaaacctgccgaatatggatcactcgtgcctctgattggtgcattacatatgcatgaatttgtatgaaaattagtataggaaaactttttcgcatgtttcttcctagagagctatcgatcaatccacttccggtagtgtcaggattgtttggggccccaaatagatcCATAAACAcacacgttttaattatttcatctgatgcaaataGCCACTAGTAAGGGGAAAGGAGACGGTGACTTCAGACCTTCCTGGGGCTGAGTGTTTGTTGAAATATTAATATTCAATACGAGAATTCAATACCCCTTTCCCCTTTTcccctttccatggaatatttgtcgaaCTAAACGACTTAACTTAGACAAACAGATAGTAGTTAGACAGTTGAGTAAAACGACTTACCAtagacaattgcaccttgtatggagtgacgccagtttttgcaaccaattggcagttacgccaaaacgtttttccaatatttttcaaaagttttagaacaaaatagttttctttttatttgtagtgtatgtatctcagggaaaggaagctgaatcaacgaaaaagtgcattttggtcattttggctcttacgtcaactatgtaaacaggggcagtatagTGATCCGCACAAAATtactaacatgtccggacatatAGCTCTGCAGTGCTACGGTACGCCGGTTGGTCCGTCGCCTGCTCAGCCTTGCCACGCTAGAATCAGCTGCTGCTCTGCCGGTTGCGAGTCGAGCATGTTTTTAGTAAGTTAACCATCCTCTTGCTGCATTAATCGATTAAACGATGAAGTTTAAATTTCTGCATGTTAGCTTTTATACTTCTGAgcagtgctgagaatattcactgtcacGATATCCAAAAACAGTGATTTTCAGCCTTCTTCATGttgataatcatactacccatgtgaaggttgatattcatgataccaaacaaGTATTAATactcgtgttgatattttgatcgtcaaaatagaaaatcatTTCCAAATAGTGAGAATTGAAACTGCATCAATTTATACTGTACCGTAAGGTATACATCGCAGGAACAGGCTTTCACTATTGGGATTAATGATCACCGAAACTTCTCTGAATATCATTTCGAGGCCTTTGATATTTTTCCCACAGTTCTGTCATTGaatacactataaaaaatcgacacgttactgccaagtggattccacttacgtCTGTgttaatagatgaaacatttcatatctaagtagaatacacttgcgtttcacttcacatcacaaaatcaagtgtcttaggagccatccacatagcacgtggacagatttttaccgattttgacccccccccccccgtggacaaatgcccatatatattcttttttttttgtagggaccgtggacattacacaaccgacacccccccccccccccccccccaagctatccacgtggtatgtggatcaGAAAAAAAAGTGCCGACACTGAGAAAAAATCAATTCGTCTACCCGTGAATAAACATCGATAATCTGCTCTGAGAGGTAAATTCCCTGTAGGCAGAgtagagcgagtaaaaaaaacaacagcaacaacaacaaaccgGTTATAAAATCATATCGTTTGCATACTTTAGCATCGGGTGTGCTGGAGAAGAATGTTCTGATAGGTCGAAACATGCGTTCAACAAGGtcacacatttttcaatagtacagtagtTAGTATCATacaatcacaattttccgcattttttTGTAAGCGCATAGCTAATTTTCTAATCGGTTGCTGTAAGAATGCAGGAAATTCGTTGGAAAATGACTGAGTTTGAAacattttcgtgacgttagcgAAGTTTactgttttgacgtgggaccacgtctttgttttttatacagtgctttttcgctttcatcaacagtcgttttatcactactcgccaaattcacgctcgactttctcacgtttttttttcgttttcatcacactttaaaaacaaaactataaatcaagaataatgaaCTTCCAGTTACagaaaatgtattcgaaacatcattttcacttgtgccttgtgtccttgcatgtgtatagtattatgaactcaatttatttgatcaattttctgaggcaaccatgtgtcatatctgttacaaatgaattgtgtcataattttgagaaaaatgaatcgTGAAATACGTACTTCATTGActatgaagcaaaaattacgtattattcgaatagttgagaaagaagatctgttaacaactcaaatagcCCTACAGTTTGGTCTTCATGGAGCgtggatttaaaaattataaaatctagcggttccacaattgcacataaacaagcattagactctgtTAGCTATGCTAAAGATTaagcagtacaaatcatattgatattgcatgtataatagtCGTGAGAAAGCCCGCGAAAATTCgcaatggagaaaaatatcattaactaacattttcttgtttattcattcGTATCTTGAACTATTCTATTCCATTCCATTCAACTATaaaagtgcatcattttactcaaaatttcataaatttcaattgaatccaacacaaaaaatttaATTCGTATCGTTTCGCTAAATTTacggtaaaatttttttgaccgtgataaaatcgaaaaagttctGTACTGGAATGCATTCTGTGAAATTGTAAATGAAATTGGTTAATGTTCggtcagattttaaacgataataacagcatagcCACATGATGGATAGCAATAgacaatatgttgttggaaagataaaatgttgagatttctattttaaattcctaaaaataaaaatttaaagaagagtaagagccggcgaatgcttgtgattttttgtctATTTACTAAGATTTAATCAGAATTATTTTTACATCTGAACATTGctagatgatattttttgacgtaggactacgtctttgttttctatactagagtacattttgtaaaattgaaaatgaaactggcaaacgttgcgtcagatttcaaacgattatagcaagcgaacgacttaatgcaacTTGGTCAACTATATGTtaatggatagataaaatgtgtgacaattgtttgatataacaTTCACAATGTTGCTTAACTGCTTAATGAtgaaaataggtgaaaagtGCCAAGTCGAGTTTTCCTATACACTTTCCTCTCTCTTGCCTTGCTTACCGAGCACGGATAAcgataacatggacg encodes:
- the LOC129723022 gene encoding signal recognition particle 19 kDa protein; the protein is MASAPVPLRPWNSALQHSDRERWICIYPAYINRKKTRQEGRRIPKENCVENPSYQEIRDVLQVLNLNVIVENKLYSREKSKEHTFRGRIRVQLRNNDGSPILKDYPTRDSLLLYVGKMIPQLKTRQGKSSEPTQQQASSSGSGGQSHKKGKGKRR